Proteins encoded by one window of Homo sapiens chromosome 10, GRCh38.p14 Primary Assembly:
- the RPS24 gene encoding small ribosomal subunit protein eS24 isoform b (isoform b is encoded by transcript variant f), translated as MNDTVTIRTRKFMTNRLLQRKQMVIDVLHPGKATVPKTEIREKLAKMYKTTPDVIFVFGFRTHFGGGKTTGFGMIYDSLDYAKKNEPKHRLARHGLYEKKKTSRKQRKERKNRMKKVRGTAKANVGAGKKK; from the exons ATG AACGACACCGTAACTATCCGCACTAGAAAGTTCATGACCAACCGACTACTTCAGAGGAAACAAATG GTCATTGATGTCCTTCACCCCGGGAAGGCGACAGTGCCTAAGACAGAAATTCGGGAAAAACTAGCCAAAATGTACAAGACCACACCGGATGTCATCTTTGTATTTGGATTCAGAACTCATTTTGGTGGTGGCAAGACAACTGGCTTTGGCATGATTTATGATTCCCTGGattatgcaaagaaaaatgaaccCAAACATAGACTTGCAAGA CATGGCCTGTATGAGAAGAAAAAGACCTCAAGAAAGCAACGAAAGGAACGCAAGAACAGAATGAAGAAAGTCAGGGGGACTGCAAAGGCCAATGTTGGTGCTGGCAAAAAG
- the RPS24 gene encoding small ribosomal subunit protein eS24 isoform c (isoform c is encoded by transcript variant c) has product MNDTVTIRTRKFMTNRLLQRKQMVIDVLHPGKATVPKTEIREKLAKMYKTTPDVIFVFGFRTHFGGGKTTGFGMIYDSLDYAKKNEPKHRLARHGLYEKKKTSRKQRKERKNRMKKVRGTAKANVGAGKKPKE; this is encoded by the exons ATG AACGACACCGTAACTATCCGCACTAGAAAGTTCATGACCAACCGACTACTTCAGAGGAAACAAATG GTCATTGATGTCCTTCACCCCGGGAAGGCGACAGTGCCTAAGACAGAAATTCGGGAAAAACTAGCCAAAATGTACAAGACCACACCGGATGTCATCTTTGTATTTGGATTCAGAACTCATTTTGGTGGTGGCAAGACAACTGGCTTTGGCATGATTTATGATTCCCTGGattatgcaaagaaaaatgaaccCAAACATAGACTTGCAAGA CATGGCCTGTATGAGAAGAAAAAGACCTCAAGAAAGCAACGAAAGGAACGCAAGAACAGAATGAAGAAAGTCAGGGGGACTGCAAAGGCCAATGTTGGTGCTGGCAAAAAG
- the RPS24 gene encoding small ribosomal subunit protein eS24 isoform e (isoform e is encoded by transcript variant e), translated as MNDTVTIRTRKFMTNRLLQRKQMVIDVLHPGKATVPKTEIREKLAKMYKTTPDVIFVFGFRTHFGGGKTTGFGMIYDSLDYAKKNEPKHRLARHGLYEKKKTSRKQRKERKNRMKKVRGTAKANVGAGKKKK; from the exons ATG AACGACACCGTAACTATCCGCACTAGAAAGTTCATGACCAACCGACTACTTCAGAGGAAACAAATG GTCATTGATGTCCTTCACCCCGGGAAGGCGACAGTGCCTAAGACAGAAATTCGGGAAAAACTAGCCAAAATGTACAAGACCACACCGGATGTCATCTTTGTATTTGGATTCAGAACTCATTTTGGTGGTGGCAAGACAACTGGCTTTGGCATGATTTATGATTCCCTGGattatgcaaagaaaaatgaaccCAAACATAGACTTGCAAGA CATGGCCTGTATGAGAAGAAAAAGACCTCAAGAAAGCAACGAAAGGAACGCAAGAACAGAATGAAGAAAGTCAGGGGGACTGCAAAGGCCAATGTTGGTGCTGGCAAAAAG
- the RPS24 gene encoding small ribosomal subunit protein eS24 isoform a (isoform a is encoded by transcript variant a): MNDTVTIRTRKFMTNRLLQRKQMVIDVLHPGKATVPKTEIREKLAKMYKTTPDVIFVFGFRTHFGGGKTTGFGMIYDSLDYAKKNEPKHRLARHGLYEKKKTSRKQRKERKNRMKKVRGTAKANVGAGKK, from the exons ATG AACGACACCGTAACTATCCGCACTAGAAAGTTCATGACCAACCGACTACTTCAGAGGAAACAAATG GTCATTGATGTCCTTCACCCCGGGAAGGCGACAGTGCCTAAGACAGAAATTCGGGAAAAACTAGCCAAAATGTACAAGACCACACCGGATGTCATCTTTGTATTTGGATTCAGAACTCATTTTGGTGGTGGCAAGACAACTGGCTTTGGCATGATTTATGATTCCCTGGattatgcaaagaaaaatgaaccCAAACATAGACTTGCAAGA CATGGCCTGTATGAGAAGAAAAAGACCTCAAGAAAGCAACGAAAGGAACGCAAGAACAGAATGAAGAAAGTCAGGGGGACTGCAAAGGCCAATGTTGGTGCTGGCAAAAAG